A stretch of Mus caroli chromosome 5, CAROLI_EIJ_v1.1, whole genome shotgun sequence DNA encodes these proteins:
- the Papolb gene encoding LOW QUALITY PROTEIN: poly(A) polymerase beta (The sequence of the model RefSeq protein was modified relative to this genomic sequence to represent the inferred CDS: deleted 1 base in 1 codon) — protein sequence MMPFAVTTQGAQQPAPAPKQFGISSPISLAAPKDTDRELTQKLIETLQPFGVFEEEEELQRRILILQKLNNLVKEWIREISESRNLPQAVIENVGGKIFTFGSYRLGVHTKGADIDALCVAPRHVDRNDFFTSFYDKLKLQEEVKDLRAVEEAFVPVIKLCFDGIEIDILFARLALQTIPEDLDLRDDSLLKNLDIRCIRSLNGCRVTDEILHLVPNIDSFRLTLRAIKLWAKCHNIYSNILGFLGGVSWAMLVARTCQLYPNAIASTLVRKFFLVFSEWEWPNPVLLKEPEERNLNLPVWDPRVNPSDRYHLMPIITPAYPQQNSTYNVSVSTRMVMIEEFKQGLAITHEILLNKAEWSKLFEAPSFFQKYKHYIVLLASAPTEKQHLEWVGLVESKIRILVGSLEKNEFITLAHVNPQSFPAPKETADKEEFRTMWVIGLVLKKPENSEILSIDLTYDIQSFTDTVYRQAINSKMFEMDMKIAAMHLRRKELHQLLPNHVLQKKETHLTESVRLTAVNDSSLLLSIDSENSMTAPSPTGTMKTGPLTGNPQGRNSPALAVMAASVTNIQFPDVSLQHVNPIESSGIALSESIPQIPSQPTISPPPKPTMTRVVSSTHLVNHPSDLQEIQQRTYPILY from the exons ATGATGCCATTTGCGGTGACCACCCAAGGAGCACAACAACCGGCTCCCGCCCCGAAGCAGTTCGGCATATCGTCCCCCATCAGCCTGGCCGCCCCCAAGGACACAGACCGCGAACTCACCCAGAAGCTGATCGAGACCCTCCAGCCCTTCGGGGTgtttgaagaggaagaggaactgCAGCGCAGGATTTTAATTTTGCAGAAATTAAATAATCTGGTGAAGGAATGGATCCGAGAAATCAGTGAAAGCAGGAATCTTCCACAAGCTGTAATTGAGAATGTTGGGGGGAAAATTTTTACGTTCGGCTCTTACCGATTAGGAGTACACACGAAAGGTGCAGATATCGATGCTTTGTGCGTTGCACCAAGACACGTGGATCGAAATGACTTTTTCACCTCCTTCTATGACAAATTGAAACTACAAGAGGAAGTAAAAGATTTAAGAGCTGTTGAGGAGGCCTTTGTGCCGGTTATCAAACTGTGTTTTGATGGAATAGAGATTGATATTTTGTTTGCAAGATTAGCATTGCAGACTATTCCAGAAGATTTGGACCTACGAGATGATAGTCTGCTTAAAAATTTAGATATTAGGTGCATAAGAAGCCTTAACGGTTGCCGGGTAACTGATGAAATTTTACATCTAGTACCAAACATTGACAGCTTCAGGTTAACACTGAGAGCCATCAAATTATGGGCCAAATGCCACAACATCTATTCCAATATATTGGGTTTCCTTGGAGGTGTTTCCTGGGCTATGCTAGTAGCAAGAACTTGCCAGCTTTACCCAAATGCAATAGCATCCACTCTTGTGCGAAaatttttcttggtgttttctgAGTGGGAATGGCCAAATCCAGTGTTGTTAAAAGAACCAGAAGAACGAAATCTTAATTTGCCTGTATGGGACCCAAGAGTGAATCCTAGTGACAGGTACCATCTTATGCCTATAATTACACCAGCATACCCACAGCAGAACTCCACGTACAATGTGTCTGTTTCAACCAGGATGGTCATGATTGAGGAGTTTAAGCAAGGACTTGCTATCACACATGAAATTCTGCTGAATAAGGCAGAATGGTCCAAACTTTTTGAAGCTCCAAGCTTTTTTCAAAAATACAAGCATTATATTGTACTTCTGGCAAGTGCGCCAACAGAGAAACAACATTTAGAGTGGGTGGGCTTGGTGGAATCAAAGATCCGAATTCTGGTTGGGAGCCTGGAAAAGAATGAGTTCATTACTCTGGCTCATGTGAATCCTCAGTCATTTCCAGCACCAAAAGAAACTGCTGACAAGGAAGAATTTCGTACTATGTGGGTGATCGGGTTAGTGTTGAAGAAGCCAGAAAACTCTGAAATTCTCAGTATTGATCTCACCTATGATATTCAGTCTTTCACAGATACAGTGTACAGACAAGCAATAAATAGTAAGATGTTTGAGATGGATATGAAGATTGCTGCAATGCATCTAAGAAGGAAGGAACTTCATCAGCTACTTCCAAATCATGTTCttcagaaaaaggaaacacatttaACAGAAAGTGTAAGGTTGACAGCTGTGAATGACAGCAGCCTTCTCTTGTCTATAGACAGTGAAAACAGCATGACTGCTCCTTCACCTACTGGCACTATGAAGACAGGTCCACTGACTGGAAACCCTCAGGGCAGAAACAGTCCTGCTCTGGCTGTTATGGCAGCATCTGTGACTAACATACAGTTTCCTGATGTTTCCTTGCAGCATGTGAATCCCATAGAAAGCTCAGGAATTGCACTGAGTGAAAGCATCCCTCAGATTCCCTCACAACCTACCATTTCACCACCACCTAAGCCTACAATGACCAGAGTGGTTTCTTCGACACATCTGGTAAACCATCCATCT GACCTTCAGGAAATACAGCAACGAACATACCCAATCCTATACTAG